One Intestinimonas butyriciproducens genomic window, CTGCTCCATGAAGGCCACGGCCTCGGTAAAATAGGCCTGTATCTCCTTCTTGCTCCTGTTCGTGAAAAACTCCGGGCTGGCGGTAATGAGGGTGTCCACAAACATGGTGCTGTCCTTCCGTGTCCGGCACCCCGCCGCCTTGATCCGGCTGTCGATCTCCCGCCTGTACTTTTGTTCGGGCCGGATAATGTGAAAGTTGTCCCTGCTCCTGCTGGTGTCAATGTCCGGGTTGCTGGCGTATTGCTCTTTGGTGCGCTCGTGGTGGGCTTCCAGCGCCCCGGCTGGCCCCGCCTTGTGTTTGGCGAAGCGTAGGATTGCGTGCTGTGCCTTTTGCGTCATGGTACCTCCTTGTAGAAAGATAGAACCCCGTTTTGGGGGCCTTGTAGGGATTTATATTGCCTTGTCTGTTTTGCGGCTGAAAAGCCTTGATATATCAGTCTTTTCCGACCTCTATTTTTCTACTCTCCGCCCGCTTTTTCCTTGCGTGTTCGGCCTTCTGCCGCCGCTGTACCTTCGCCTTGCAGCCCTCGCAATATTTGGCCCGATAGGAGGGCGAAGAAAACGCCTTGCCGCACAGTTCACAATGCTTCAAGGCGTCGCACTGGAAAACTTCCGCTTCCAATCCTTTCCCTTCCTTGTCCTTCAACAGCACATGGCGGAAAAACTTGCAGCAGACGGAATA contains:
- a CDS encoding cysteine-rich VLP protein — protein: MRMFNIKGFPPIERRPDSSLYRMDAKQRREALRLIKGLCSYYDNGNCLYLDRGEEVTCPQSISYSVCCKFFRHVLLKDKEGKGLEAEVFQCDALKHCELCGKAFSSPSYRAKYCEGCKAKVQRRQKAEHARKKRAESRKIEVGKD